A DNA window from Streptomyces sp. CA-278952 contains the following coding sequences:
- a CDS encoding 5-formyltetrahydrofolate cyclo-ligase, which yields MNTDKSGKPAAKSSLRRELLAARALLTKEDAARTAAVLAEAALGLPELADARTVAAYVSVGREPGTRPLLEALRGRGVRVLLPVLLADNDLDWAAYEGPEHLLPAGRGLLEPDGPRLGPAAVLEAEAVLLPGLAVDGAGMRLGRGGGSYDRVLARLTAAGAHPSLVVLLYDDEVVARVPSEPHDHPVDAVVTPAGARRFVTPR from the coding sequence TTGAACACCGACAAGTCCGGAAAGCCGGCCGCGAAGAGCTCCCTGCGGCGCGAACTGCTCGCCGCTCGGGCCCTCCTGACGAAGGAGGACGCCGCCCGGACGGCCGCGGTGCTTGCCGAGGCCGCCCTGGGCCTGCCCGAACTGGCCGACGCCCGTACGGTCGCCGCGTACGTCTCCGTGGGGCGTGAACCGGGCACCCGCCCCCTCCTGGAAGCGCTGCGCGGGCGTGGCGTCCGGGTGCTGCTGCCGGTCCTCCTGGCCGACAACGACCTGGACTGGGCGGCCTACGAGGGCCCGGAGCATCTGCTCCCGGCCGGGCGGGGGCTCCTCGAGCCGGACGGCCCGCGCCTGGGCCCCGCCGCCGTCCTGGAAGCCGAGGCGGTGCTGCTGCCCGGCCTGGCGGTGGACGGGGCCGGGATGCGACTGGGGCGGGGCGGCGGCAGCTACGACCGGGTGCTGGCCCGGCTGACGGCCGCCGGGGCGCATCCGTCGCTCGTCGTGCTCCTGTACGACGACGAGGTGGTCGCGCGGGTCCCCTCGGAACCGCACGACCACCCCGTGGACGCGGTGGTCACGCCGGCCGGAGCGCGGCGCTTCGTCACCCCTCGATAG
- the galU gene encoding UTP--glucose-1-phosphate uridylyltransferase GalU, which yields MTQSHPRISKAVIPAAGLGTRFLPATKATPKEMLPVVDKPAIQYVVEEAVAAGLSDVLMITGRNKRPLEDHFDRNYELESALTRKGDAERLAKVQESSDLATMHYVRQGDPRGLGHAVLCAAPHVGDQPFAVLLGDDLIDPRDALLARMVEVQEREGGSVIALMEVEPSQVHLYGCAAADATADGDVVRITDLVEKPDPADAPSNLAIIGRYVLDPAVFDILRHTEPGRGGEIQLTDALQLLAADEKIGGPVHGVVFKGRRYDTGDRSDYLRAIVRLACEREDLGPDFRTWLRKYVAEEM from the coding sequence ATGACTCAGTCGCACCCCAGGATCAGCAAGGCCGTCATCCCGGCAGCAGGTCTCGGCACCCGGTTCCTGCCCGCCACGAAGGCCACTCCCAAAGAGATGCTGCCTGTCGTCGACAAGCCGGCCATCCAGTATGTCGTCGAAGAGGCCGTGGCGGCGGGCCTCTCCGACGTACTGATGATCACCGGCCGCAACAAGCGTCCCCTCGAGGACCACTTCGACCGCAACTACGAGCTGGAGTCCGCGCTCACCCGCAAGGGCGACGCCGAACGCCTCGCCAAGGTCCAGGAGTCCAGCGACCTCGCCACCATGCACTACGTGCGACAGGGCGACCCCCGCGGCCTCGGACACGCCGTGCTCTGCGCCGCCCCGCACGTGGGCGACCAGCCCTTCGCGGTGCTCCTCGGCGACGACCTGATCGACCCGCGCGACGCCCTGCTGGCCCGGATGGTCGAGGTCCAGGAGCGTGAGGGCGGCAGCGTCATCGCGCTGATGGAGGTCGAGCCCTCGCAGGTCCACCTCTACGGCTGCGCCGCCGCGGACGCCACCGCCGACGGCGACGTGGTCCGCATCACCGACCTGGTCGAGAAGCCGGACCCGGCCGACGCCCCCAGCAACCTCGCCATCATCGGCCGGTACGTCCTGGACCCCGCGGTCTTCGACATACTGCGACACACCGAGCCGGGCCGCGGCGGCGAGATCCAGCTCACCGACGCGCTCCAGCTGCTCGCCGCGGACGAGAAGATCGGCGGCCCCGTGCATGGCGTCGTCTTCAAGGGCCGCCGCTATGACACCGGCGACCGCAGCGACTATCTGCGCGCCATTGTCAGACTGGCGTGCGAACGTGAAGACCTGGGGCCGGACTTCCGGACCTGGCTGCGCAAGTACGTCGCTGAGGAGATGTAA
- the glp gene encoding molybdotransferase-like divisome protein Glp, with product MSSTIWSVDEHLDDILATVRPLEPIELQLPDAQGCVLVEDVVVEVALPPFDNSSMDGYAVRIADVEGASEEFPAVLTVIGDVAAGSAGLADDQAVGPGQAARIMTGAPLPAGAEAVVPVEWTDGGTGEGPAVAMRAHSDAPEGATGEVRVHRPVVAGAHVRERGSDVKPGDLALAAGSVVGPPQIGLLAAIGCATVVVRPRPRVVVLSTGSELVQPGEQLTGGQIYDSNSYALTAAARDAGAIAYRVGAVTDDAETLRATIEDQLIRADIVVTTGGVSVGAYDVVKEALSSVGDEDEPGSGVEFRKLAMQPGKPQGFGSIGPDHTPLLALPGNPVSAYVSFELFVRPAIRALMGLTDVHRPTARARLSADKALTSPDGRRQFLRGRHDAEAGTVTPVGGSGSHLIAALAQADVLIVVPEDVTSVEPGTETDVILLG from the coding sequence GTGAGCAGCACGATCTGGTCGGTGGACGAACACCTGGACGACATCCTCGCGACGGTGAGGCCGCTGGAGCCCATCGAGCTGCAGCTGCCGGACGCCCAGGGCTGCGTCCTCGTCGAGGACGTCGTCGTGGAGGTGGCCCTGCCACCGTTCGACAACAGCTCCATGGACGGTTACGCGGTCCGGATCGCCGATGTCGAGGGCGCCAGCGAGGAGTTCCCCGCGGTCCTCACCGTCATCGGCGACGTGGCCGCGGGCAGTGCGGGGCTCGCCGACGACCAGGCCGTGGGACCGGGGCAGGCCGCCCGCATCATGACGGGCGCGCCGCTGCCCGCCGGTGCGGAGGCCGTGGTCCCGGTGGAGTGGACCGACGGCGGCACGGGCGAGGGCCCGGCCGTCGCCATGCGCGCCCACAGCGACGCGCCCGAGGGCGCCACCGGCGAGGTCAGGGTGCACCGGCCCGTCGTGGCCGGCGCCCATGTGCGCGAGCGCGGCAGCGACGTCAAGCCGGGCGACCTCGCCCTGGCAGCCGGGTCGGTCGTCGGCCCGCCGCAGATCGGGCTGCTCGCGGCGATCGGCTGCGCCACCGTGGTCGTACGGCCCCGCCCCCGCGTGGTCGTCCTGTCCACCGGCAGCGAACTGGTCCAGCCCGGCGAGCAGCTGACCGGCGGCCAGATCTACGACTCCAACAGCTACGCGCTGACGGCCGCCGCCCGGGACGCCGGAGCCATCGCCTACCGGGTCGGCGCGGTGACCGACGACGCCGAGACACTGCGCGCCACGATCGAGGACCAGCTGATCCGCGCGGACATCGTCGTCACCACGGGCGGTGTCAGCGTCGGCGCGTACGACGTGGTCAAGGAGGCGCTGTCCTCCGTCGGGGACGAGGACGAGCCGGGCAGCGGGGTCGAGTTCCGCAAGCTCGCCATGCAGCCCGGCAAGCCGCAGGGTTTCGGCTCGATCGGCCCGGACCACACCCCGCTGCTGGCCCTGCCGGGCAACCCGGTCTCCGCCTATGTCTCCTTCGAGTTGTTCGTCCGCCCCGCCATCCGTGCCCTGATGGGCCTCACCGACGTGCACCGCCCGACGGCCCGCGCCCGGCTGAGCGCCGACAAGGCGCTCACGTCGCCGGACGGCCGCCGCCAGTTCCTGCGCGGCCGTCACGACGCCGAGGCGGGGACGGTCACTCCGGTCGGCGGTTCCGGTTCGCATCTGATCGCCGCGCTCGCGCAGGCGGACGTGCTGATCGTCGTACCGGAGGACGTCACCTCGGTCGAGCCCGGCACGGAGACGGACGTGATCCTGCTCGGCTGA
- the moaC gene encoding cyclic pyranopterin monophosphate synthase MoaC — MSTQNRLTHIDEAGAARMVDVSEKDVTTRIARASGRVLVSPRVIELLRGEGVPKGDALATARIAGIMGAKRTPDLIPLCHPLAVSGVKVDLSVADDAVEITATVKTTDRTGVEMEALTAVSVAALTVVDMIKAVDKSAVITDVRVEAKSGGKSGDYRRTAPEGPGA; from the coding sequence TTGAGTACGCAGAACAGGCTGACGCACATCGACGAGGCGGGCGCGGCCCGCATGGTCGACGTGTCGGAGAAGGACGTCACCACCCGCATCGCCCGCGCCTCCGGCCGGGTGCTCGTCTCGCCGCGCGTGATCGAGCTGCTGCGCGGCGAGGGAGTCCCCAAGGGCGACGCCCTCGCCACCGCCCGGATCGCCGGGATCATGGGGGCCAAACGCACCCCGGACCTGATCCCGCTCTGCCATCCGCTGGCCGTTTCCGGCGTGAAGGTCGATCTGAGCGTGGCCGACGACGCGGTGGAGATCACGGCCACCGTGAAGACGACGGACCGCACGGGCGTCGAGATGGAGGCCCTCACCGCGGTCTCGGTGGCGGCCCTCACGGTGGTCGACATGATCAAGGCCGTCGACAAGAGCGCGGTCATCACCGACGTACGGGTCGAGGCGAAGTCGGGCGGCAAGTCCGGCGACTACCGGCGCACCGCGCCGGAGGGACCGGGCGCGTGA
- a CDS encoding MogA/MoaB family molybdenum cofactor biosynthesis protein, with translation MRAPYAALVVTASNRASAGVYADRGGPLIAEALTGLGFTVDGPQVVPDGDPVEAALRAGVTAGYDVIVTTGGTGISPTDATPEATRRVLDHEIPGIPEAIRAEGLAKVPTAALSRGLAGVASRTLIVNLPGSTGGVKDGLAVLGRLLVHAVDQLRGGDHPRPGSPS, from the coding sequence CTGCGCGCCCCGTACGCCGCCCTCGTCGTCACCGCCTCCAACCGGGCATCCGCCGGGGTGTACGCGGACCGGGGCGGCCCGCTGATCGCCGAAGCGCTGACCGGCCTCGGCTTCACCGTCGACGGCCCGCAGGTCGTCCCCGACGGTGACCCGGTCGAGGCGGCCCTGCGCGCGGGCGTCACCGCCGGCTACGACGTGATCGTCACCACCGGTGGTACGGGCATCTCGCCCACCGACGCCACGCCCGAGGCCACCCGTCGCGTCCTCGACCACGAGATTCCCGGCATCCCGGAGGCGATCCGGGCCGAGGGCCTGGCCAAGGTCCCGACCGCCGCCCTCTCCCGGGGCCTCGCGGGTGTGGCCTCCCGCACCCTGATCGTCAACCTCCCCGGCTCCACCGGAGGGGTGAAGGACGGGTTGGCGGTCCTCGGCCGGCTCCTGGTGCACGCCGTCGACCAGCTCCGCGGCGGCGACCACCCCCGACCGGGGAGCCCGAGCTGA
- a CDS encoding GNAT family N-acetyltransferase yields the protein MTLTDGEIVLRPIKMRDQRMWREVNRRNRDWLRPWEATVPPPAPGGPMAQRPTYRQMVRHLRAEANAGRMLPFAIEYEGRLVGQLTVAGITWGSMCSGHVGYWVDQSVAGRGVMPTAVALAVDHCFRAVGLHRIEVCIRPENGPSRRVVEKLGFRSEGVRPRYLHIDGAWRDHLIFALTAEEVPEGMLRRWRRARPVTPRGPDRPTK from the coding sequence GTGACGCTGACCGACGGCGAGATCGTCCTGCGCCCGATAAAGATGCGTGACCAGCGGATGTGGCGCGAGGTCAACCGGCGCAACCGTGACTGGCTGCGTCCCTGGGAGGCGACGGTCCCGCCGCCCGCTCCCGGCGGTCCGATGGCGCAGCGCCCCACGTACCGGCAGATGGTCCGCCACCTGCGCGCCGAGGCGAACGCGGGGCGGATGCTGCCGTTCGCCATCGAGTACGAGGGCCGGCTGGTCGGCCAGCTCACGGTCGCGGGGATCACCTGGGGCTCGATGTGTTCCGGGCACGTCGGTTACTGGGTCGATCAGAGCGTTGCCGGGCGTGGGGTCATGCCGACGGCCGTGGCCCTCGCCGTGGACCACTGCTTCCGCGCCGTGGGCCTGCACCGTATCGAGGTCTGCATTCGCCCGGAGAACGGTCCCAGCCGCAGGGTGGTGGAGAAACTCGGATTCCGTTCGGAGGGCGTGCGCCCGCGCTATCTCCACATCGACGGCGCCTGGCGTGACCATCTGATCTTCGCCCTCACCGCCGAGGAAGTGCCCGAGGGGATGCTCCGTCGCTGGCGCCGGGCGCGCCCCGTGACGCCGAGGGGCCCGGACCGACCGACGAAATGA
- a CDS encoding gephyrin-like molybdotransferase receptor GlpR: MSSSGLIYAVIVGAWAAYLVPMWLRRQDELNEARPTERFSTAIRLLSGRAAMERRYAKELRERTAEEATPDVDPDRETDRMESVDVRAFAAPPAHTEARLTDPAHAPERAPDHQASDRPARDRQAHERPAAQPSDRQAHERRSDERPADHMPLARRRPSSGAADAERARRAQRTQVLARRRRTTVVLFLAFTLGAVVAAVGGLGFLWAPAVPAVLLSTYIVHLRAQERRRFAFTMDRRRAEAAAQRLRENRPRRHQPAAPAPAEPDDDSEAHHREPEPTPTVSPQEAGRRALVEQTDHAEWVDQQRERGRVQGDSWEPVPVPLPTYVTAPVAPRATGGVEVNDPETWSAARSSTAEPTQTGTSHPTAPAVDPAPRQRTNQSRRNRDRGRTPLFDQYDDEDRPRAANE, translated from the coding sequence GTGAGCAGCAGCGGCCTCATCTACGCAGTCATCGTCGGGGCCTGGGCCGCCTACTTGGTACCGATGTGGCTCCGCAGGCAGGACGAGCTCAACGAAGCCCGTCCGACGGAACGCTTCAGCACCGCCATCCGGCTGCTGTCCGGACGGGCGGCGATGGAGCGCCGGTACGCCAAGGAGCTGCGGGAGCGCACCGCCGAGGAGGCGACGCCCGACGTCGACCCGGACCGGGAAACGGATCGTATGGAATCCGTGGACGTCCGGGCCTTTGCCGCGCCTCCGGCGCACACGGAAGCCAGGCTGACCGACCCGGCGCACGCTCCCGAGCGTGCCCCGGACCACCAGGCCTCCGACCGCCCGGCGCGCGACCGTCAGGCGCACGAGCGACCGGCGGCGCAGCCGTCGGACCGTCAGGCGCACGAGCGCCGGTCCGACGAGCGCCCCGCGGACCACATGCCCCTCGCCCGGCGACGCCCCAGCTCCGGCGCGGCCGACGCCGAGCGGGCCCGGCGCGCCCAGCGAACCCAGGTCCTGGCGCGACGCAGGCGGACCACCGTCGTCCTCTTCCTGGCCTTCACCCTCGGGGCGGTCGTCGCGGCGGTCGGCGGCCTCGGTTTCCTGTGGGCGCCCGCCGTGCCCGCCGTGCTGCTGAGCACGTACATCGTGCATCTGCGCGCCCAGGAGCGCCGACGGTTCGCCTTCACCATGGACCGCCGCCGGGCCGAGGCCGCGGCACAGCGGCTGCGTGAGAACCGCCCCCGCAGGCACCAGCCCGCGGCCCCCGCCCCCGCCGAGCCCGACGACGACTCGGAGGCCCACCACCGGGAGCCGGAGCCGACGCCCACGGTCTCCCCGCAGGAGGCCGGCCGCCGCGCCCTCGTCGAGCAGACGGATCACGCGGAGTGGGTGGACCAGCAGCGCGAGCGCGGCCGCGTCCAGGGCGACAGCTGGGAGCCCGTTCCCGTGCCGCTGCCCACCTACGTCACCGCGCCCGTCGCCCCCCGGGCCACGGGCGGCGTGGAGGTCAACGACCCGGAGACCTGGAGCGCGGCCCGCTCCAGCACCGCCGAGCCCACCCAGACGGGCACGTCGCACCCGACGGCCCCCGCGGTCGACCCGGCCCCGCGTCAGCGCACGAACCAGTCCCGCCGCAACCGCGACCGGGGCCGGACGCCGCTCTTCGACCAGTACGACGACGAGGACCGGCCGCGTGCGGCCAACGAGTGA
- a CDS encoding WXG100 family type VII secretion target translates to MSGEGGQSRLRVKGDRLTALANDLDAMQTHLDKQVKRMDAVVDSIEAGWQGPAAKAYRALHRGAAEDAVRIRMILQRLEQGVRLSRDGFSEQELDVMEQLRQIQTETDVRAEAAELSTPNQATAAPRSSLDDL, encoded by the coding sequence ATGAGCGGTGAAGGCGGACAGAGCAGACTGCGGGTCAAAGGTGATCGGCTGACCGCTCTCGCCAACGACCTCGATGCGATGCAGACGCATCTGGACAAGCAGGTCAAGCGCATGGATGCCGTTGTCGACAGCATCGAGGCCGGCTGGCAAGGGCCCGCAGCCAAGGCGTATCGGGCCCTGCATCGGGGTGCCGCCGAGGACGCCGTACGCATCCGTATGATCCTTCAGCGCCTTGAACAGGGCGTGAGGCTGAGCCGGGACGGGTTCTCGGAGCAGGAGCTCGACGTCATGGAGCAGTTGCGGCAGATCCAGACCGAGACGGATGTGCGGGCCGAGGCCGCTGAGCTCTCGACTCCGAATCAGGCCACCGCGGCGCCGCGGAGCAGCCTCGACGATCTGTGA
- a CDS encoding WXG100 family type VII secretion target, producing MADDDHITVDFATLRSLSGELEDILKNLNEQLDLLYGRAEKVVLTWEGEAREAFVDELDKWDHSARDLRAAQKWLHEVVTKGHVNYAAAHRAVLRGWGVG from the coding sequence ATGGCGGACGACGATCACATAACGGTCGACTTCGCGACGCTGCGGAGTCTGTCCGGCGAGCTTGAGGACATCCTGAAGAACCTCAACGAGCAACTGGACCTCTTGTACGGCCGGGCGGAGAAGGTTGTTCTCACCTGGGAGGGCGAGGCCCGCGAGGCATTTGTCGACGAACTCGACAAGTGGGACCACTCCGCTCGGGATCTGCGGGCGGCACAGAAGTGGCTGCACGAGGTCGTCACCAAGGGGCACGTGAACTACGCAGCGGCACACCGGGCGGTGCTGCGGGGCTGGGGCGTCGGCTGA
- a CDS encoding RNase A-like domain-containing protein has product MAGPGSGSQSGAQGPGQNGTIDVKPADLFRVSSGVAMQQTPMDRGAKDLLDKLRQYPDAGGYGTAPQAFAASYVKVGNRFLEVWARSVVSVGGAAVGFTSTANNYAKAEAANDPTGRTKAVTQPLPQVIENEPGYGSVPNLKWGDDDGGDGWIRSLLEWVPGPIRDVLRPVVKHAFRMGKVAEVYPYPQQHYLNSLSKAWMAMTMTLSMTESALTGNVSSITQQSNSEWHDAMRQFCSSLWGTTAWGTGTAGYQWKHDSASSPTATHPVMTVLFDTAQKVSDLLYQFAEAAVYVNGEVWDVYWDAVKDAVPKVEVDLKDGVGMDDVKGLVKGLAKGAVKGAAQIGAGIVLNIDTARLNAIVTEYNSRVNALVPRLDALMAPLDEAHRSAPSFHAEEARAESFGARALNDFKNEHQYMVPGEDPKDHFFPLDLASQEGIGNSHGVDKHIGLTDDQLTQRLRDQNNAPSASAYKDLPSAQRYTQAALDDIDNADRIEKWIERVQQRERNNPAWDPNNSKISPPLTLTFPDATGRTVERADYDAHGMGATASEVRSAQVALKYQKGMDPPFVVITSYPVSP; this is encoded by the coding sequence ATGGCGGGACCTGGCTCCGGCTCGCAGTCGGGCGCGCAGGGGCCCGGGCAGAACGGCACCATCGACGTCAAACCGGCGGACCTGTTCCGGGTCTCGAGCGGTGTGGCGATGCAGCAGACGCCCATGGACAGAGGCGCCAAGGACCTCCTGGACAAGCTGAGGCAGTATCCGGACGCCGGCGGCTACGGCACAGCCCCCCAGGCATTCGCGGCCTCCTACGTGAAGGTGGGCAACCGTTTTCTCGAGGTGTGGGCGAGGAGTGTCGTCAGCGTCGGAGGTGCTGCGGTCGGCTTCACCTCCACGGCCAACAACTACGCCAAGGCCGAAGCGGCCAACGACCCCACGGGCCGGACGAAGGCGGTCACCCAACCCCTCCCGCAGGTCATCGAGAACGAGCCCGGCTACGGCTCCGTGCCGAACCTGAAGTGGGGGGACGACGACGGCGGCGACGGCTGGATCCGTTCGCTGCTCGAATGGGTGCCGGGGCCGATCCGTGACGTACTGCGGCCCGTCGTGAAGCACGCCTTCCGGATGGGCAAGGTCGCCGAGGTCTACCCGTACCCACAGCAGCACTATCTCAACTCGCTCTCCAAGGCATGGATGGCGATGACCATGACGCTCTCCATGACCGAGAGCGCACTGACGGGCAATGTCAGCAGCATCACGCAACAGAGCAACAGCGAATGGCACGATGCCATGCGCCAGTTCTGCAGCTCGCTGTGGGGCACGACGGCGTGGGGCACGGGCACTGCGGGCTACCAGTGGAAGCACGACTCGGCCTCCTCGCCCACCGCTACGCATCCGGTGATGACGGTGTTGTTCGACACCGCCCAGAAGGTCAGCGATCTGCTGTACCAGTTCGCCGAGGCGGCCGTGTACGTCAACGGCGAGGTCTGGGACGTTTACTGGGACGCAGTCAAGGACGCCGTACCCAAGGTCGAGGTGGACCTCAAGGACGGCGTCGGCATGGACGACGTCAAGGGGCTCGTCAAGGGCCTGGCGAAGGGGGCCGTCAAGGGCGCCGCCCAGATCGGTGCGGGCATCGTCCTCAACATCGACACCGCGAGACTGAACGCGATCGTCACCGAATACAACTCCCGCGTCAACGCACTGGTGCCGAGGCTGGACGCACTGATGGCTCCACTGGACGAGGCGCACCGGAGCGCGCCCTCGTTCCACGCGGAGGAGGCGCGGGCCGAGTCGTTCGGTGCGAGGGCACTGAACGACTTCAAGAACGAGCACCAATACATGGTTCCGGGCGAGGATCCGAAGGATCATTTCTTTCCGCTCGATCTCGCGAGTCAGGAAGGCATCGGGAACAGCCATGGTGTGGACAAGCACATCGGGCTCACCGACGACCAGCTGACCCAGCGACTGCGCGATCAGAACAACGCCCCGTCCGCTTCGGCGTACAAGGATCTCCCATCCGCGCAGCGGTACACCCAGGCGGCGCTCGACGACATCGACAACGCAGACCGGATCGAGAAGTGGATCGAGCGGGTGCAGCAGCGGGAAAGGAACAACCCCGCGTGGGACCCGAACAACTCCAAAATATCCCCGCCGCTGACCCTCACCTTCCCGGACGCCACCGGGCGCACCGTCGAGCGCGCCGACTATGATGCGCACGGAATGGGGGCGACCGCGAGCGAGGTGCGCTCCGCGCAGGTCGCCCTGAAGTACCAGAAGGGCATGGACCCCCCTTTCGTGGTGATCACGTCATACCCCGTGTCCCCCTGA
- a CDS encoding RNase A-like domain-containing protein, with protein MTVRTRSATYPDRETAQWATQQVVTGNEQKIHRWLAQGTRARLAIEAAWPSREVPVGRVLLQAMMLAGREPVEVRAARVVLKREPASPHGFVVFTSVPIYL; from the coding sequence ATGACCGTAAGGACTCGCTCGGCCACCTATCCCGACCGGGAAACCGCCCAATGGGCCACCCAGCAGGTGGTGACCGGCAACGAGCAGAAGATTCACCGCTGGCTCGCGCAGGGCACCCGCGCCCGTCTCGCCATCGAGGCCGCCTGGCCCTCTCGTGAGGTTCCTGTCGGCCGCGTCCTGCTCCAGGCGATGATGCTCGCCGGGCGGGAGCCTGTCGAGGTGCGCGCGGCACGGGTCGTCCTCAAGCGTGAGCCGGCCAGCCCGCACGGCTTCGTCGTGTTCACCTCCGTCCCGATCTATCTGTAG
- a CDS encoding contact-dependent growth inhibition system immunity protein: protein MSMKPPEFDRRYGELDLVLRAYTGMSADDEPDRPSEALQAYLRHTWHTRPEALATAERQIRTYARNPPGRLRLSLGEFYPVPDVGLAGSAIQDWLFVVADHLKRSLEEGEVPPPASPRTHWEWHARFPELGQFLGGWFSQDMPDEFPDHDAAVRDYTAATAPQLVARLAGEVRELLALGLEESDYALATAELGMEVDPPRPYSSSGWLACLADGLGGFKADYGAGPAGD, encoded by the coding sequence GTGTCCATGAAGCCGCCCGAATTCGACCGTCGCTATGGCGAATTGGACCTGGTGCTCAGGGCGTACACCGGCATGTCGGCCGACGACGAGCCGGACAGGCCGAGCGAAGCTCTCCAGGCCTACCTCCGCCACACCTGGCACACCCGCCCCGAGGCCTTGGCCACGGCCGAACGCCAGATCCGCACGTACGCCCGCAATCCACCGGGCCGCCTGCGCCTGAGCCTCGGTGAGTTCTACCCCGTGCCGGATGTCGGCCTGGCCGGGTCGGCGATCCAGGACTGGTTGTTCGTTGTCGCGGACCATCTGAAGCGGTCGCTCGAGGAAGGTGAGGTCCCGCCCCCGGCGAGCCCCCGCACGCACTGGGAGTGGCATGCCCGCTTTCCCGAGCTCGGCCAGTTCCTCGGCGGTTGGTTCTCGCAGGACATGCCGGACGAGTTTCCGGACCACGACGCGGCCGTGCGCGACTACACCGCCGCCACGGCCCCGCAGCTGGTTGCCCGCCTCGCGGGAGAGGTACGCGAGCTTCTCGCCCTCGGCCTCGAAGAGTCCGACTACGCCCTCGCGACGGCCGAGCTGGGGATGGAGGTCGATCCTCCCCGGCCGTACTCATCGAGTGGCTGGCTGGCCTGCCTCGCCGACGGTCTGGGCGGATTCAAGGCGGACTACGGGGCCGGTCCCGCTGGTGACTGA